The following nucleotide sequence is from Aptenodytes patagonicus chromosome 6, bAptPat1.pri.cur, whole genome shotgun sequence.
ttaagacttttttttttaataaaacaatttgaGTGCATAACCCAAGAGTTTATCAGATTCtgcatatgtgcatgtgtgcacactcacacgtatactttttttttcttgtttctttccaagTTAGAGTGACCTTGGTGCTCGCACAGACACTGCTTTTACAGCCCTGTACACTGGAGATACCTAGTTACTCTAACTGCAGTTTCTAATGGTACTGTTCCAGAACTAAGTTCAGGTTCCTCTAATTTTCTGTAGCAGAAGCAGCCCAACATGCCAAGGGCACCCTAAAATCTCCCCCTCTCCTGTGAGTGTGGTATCCCATTAAAGAGATTTTCAAGGTGAGGGTGTAGAACAACGCACTTTTACCAGCATTTGCTATTTCCCATGTTATATTGTGGTGTTGTCTAGCGCATGATACAACAGGCACCACAGACTGTTAGGAGATTTTTGCTAGGCTTGAAATACGAAGTCAGCAGATAGAAGAAACGCATGGCACTTGCTTCAGACAGCAagtaatacataaataaaatcaacCTCAAATCGGAGAGCTGGCTGAGCTAGGAAAGAGATCTAACTTCCCAGGTATTTTGGGTAGTGTGTGCTGGCAGAGGATCTGTGGGTAGTAGAGCTTAGTGGTGGTACCTTGTAGTTTTTTCTACAAGTGTTTTCAAGAAGCATTTCCTAAAACAAGACCATTAAACCCACCAATCAAGAAGACGTAAAGCTGTAGCTGAGCATGGTTTATGTAGTACAAAATGGGAGGGAAAATTATTATTGCTAACAGCTACCAAAAATACATGCATTTCACATGTACCTGGTTTAACACGAGCAGTTATAATCAAAGTTCTTATCACCATGTGGCTGACACTGTCATGCAGAGAACAGAAGACTCAGTGCTGTTGGGTGCATTCCCCATCAGAAAAGGCTATTCCCAATAGATTTTTCAGTACTCTGCACAGTTTAATTTGCCCCAGGCAGTGGGATATACACAAACTGAATGACCTCTCATACCTCTAGTCAGGTTAGTCTGAAGATACCCAGAGTTGAAGGAATCTGGAAATCTGAGGCTGAATTTTAAGGTCCTGTCAGTCACCTTCCATAAATCATCCTTCTTTCAGAGAGGATCACCTAAGTATCACAGCCAGACCCATCCCTACCTTGCAAAAGGTTGTGACCCTCCATTTTTCACCCAAATCCTAACATTTAAAACACCTAAAACTTTCCACATCACTCGATGAATTAAACAtcttctctattaaaaaaaaaaactagcgATCTCCATATAAAGTTTGGGCTGTATGGGCACTATTATCAAATGCACAACCTCAGAATACGGGCAAGGCTCATACAGCCTGTAACAGCATTTGTTGCTTATTCAATTTGGTGACTGGTAGCTAGCTCTGTTAATCTGTGAAGTACAGCTGAGGATCTGGAGTTTGCCTGCAAGGCACGTaccacagcagagcagctggacACAACTAAATAGATTTGCAAAAAGTAGTTATCTAAGTCTAGCGCTTCAATATTTACCAGGCAGCTGCTGTTGAAGGCTCCTCCCCTGAAGGAAAAAGGCCGCTCACTGGCAGCTCTCTTACATGCACCATTGCCTTCAGAGGTTGGAGTCAGGAAAAGGAAGTGCTACTTCCATATCCAAGAGTTTCACAGTCTTTCCGTATGGCCCCATATGTAGGTGTCCGCTGTTACACAAAGTATTTATTCCATTTTACACTATTTTCCCCCTGTACCTTTAACACACCTTGTTTTGAAGAGGATTTGATATTTGAACATTGGCCATAGTTGTTTGTGTTGTTAAGAAACCTACCTTCACATACAGCCACCAATGAGTAAGGACAGTGAAGACCCACTCCTGGCTCCCCGTCTAGGCTGCCACTCTCAGCATGGACTTACAGCAGCCACATTTTGGCTACTATTTGCCTGCTTCCCTGCTAAAGCTCTTTATGGATGACCCGACCATTCAGAGTGGCAGACTGTCTGTCACACTAGATTAAAGCAAGACTGGAGACAGATGACAATCCACTTGGTCCTCACTAGGAGGGTGCCTGTTGCTCTGTAAACAGACATATGGATTTGGCTGTTGGTCATCTGGTTGGCTGCAGGCCAGGAAGCTGGCAAAAGGCTTTGACATGATCCAGCGTAATGCCTTATGACATACCTGTATTGCTGAAGACATCTGGGGACGCACGTCCCACTTCATTTACGGCACGTGCCATCTCACTGTAGCAACAATACCTGCTTTTTGCTGACTGGGATGGAAAACAGTTCCTCCTTGCACTTTAACAAGCTGACAGACTAAATAACAACCATATATATTAATTACCTGAAGGCTCCGCTGTAGCTGTAATAACGTTCTTGGCTACTTGCACTGCATTTATTGTTTCCACTATCATCTCCAATACATAGCTGGCAGAGTTTTGATGGGTAATTGTCCTGCTTAGCTGAAGGCACACAGCTGGCAGAGAAAAACTCACTCACAGCTGGGGAAAGACAGACAAACCAATATAACGAGTGAAAAGCATGAGCTCTTCACAAGAAAGGTAGTTACACTGTCATGAAGTTATAACCAACACAGGTTTCAGTAGAACACTAGAAACACGAGTTACAGCTGCCTTACTGGAATTCACAAActacaacttttaaaatattttcaaagcactaTTTAGCTGATTATGTCATGAAACCAAAGAGCTTCCTGGGAGATAGGAAACAGGCAAGCAAAATTCGAATCCGGAGTCCTATGGTCATAGATCCTTTGCTTGTTGTGCTACATTGCTCCATTACTAAATACAGTTTGAAAGTAAATGCAATAAAATTCAGGACAGGGATACATCATTTACTGCAATGATATCCCAGCGCTGGAAGTACCACCTAGAGGAGGTACGTCTGTATAGACAATGTGAGTTTCTGTGACTATCCTATTATTGATATCTGACTTGGGTCAATATCCTCAAGCAAAAGCTGAGACAGCCAGGTATGAAAGCAGGATTTTCAAGACCGTATGATAAGCTTAAAGTTGATGAAATACAAAAAGCAACAGacttttcaaatgcatttctgaaaactggAGTAAACTTTGACAGTTTGATACACTGGAGGCCAGGGCTGCCACTGAGatggatctggacaggctggagaaacaggctgaCAGGAACATCAAAGTTCAACAAAGGCGAAGGCAGAATCCTGCTTTTAGGATGGAGTAAGACCATGAaaggctgggggctggcaggcTGAAAACCAGCTCTGTaaaaaaaggacctggggatcctggagCACAGTAAGTTGACCAAGAGTCAGCAGCGTGCTTTTGTGCCAATGAAGGCTAATGGCACTCTGAGTTGTGTTAGTGGAGCACCGTCAGGGGATGTGATGATTCTCCTCTGACATCTCTGCCAAGTTTTGAGCTCCCAGCGTTAGAAAGACATTGACATTCTAGAGCAAATACGGTGGAAGGAGAGTAGGATgctcagagggctggagcacatgacagCGCTTACCAGGCTGAGAGCTGGGTTTGGTCAGCCTGGAGATAAGGTAACTATAACAGTGTATTGCTGTCTTCATTTGCACAGTGCGTTTTTCAAGACGACAGAGCCAGATCCTTCTCAGAGATGCAGAGCAAAAGGATGAGAAGCAACAGACCCAAGTTACAAGAAggaaaattctgattagatacaagaaaaaaattctttatacCAAGGACGGTCAAATACTGGGACAGGGGTCCAGAGAGGTTGTGTGTAATCTCCATCCTAGGAGTTACTCACAACCTGcctggacatggccctgggcaaTCTGATCTAactggacctgctttgagcagtcGGCTGGACTAgttgacctccacaggtcccctCTAAACTAAATTAGCCAATGATTTTGTGATAAAATACTTTCGTGTTAGGTGTAACATTCTCAGTATGACCCCTCCATTAGTCCACTCTGGTAGCAAACTTAAAATTTCAAATCGGTACTCACAAACAGATAAGCTTAATATAGAGGTATGAAGTATCAAAATTACTTCCCTAATGAAAGTTTATAATTAGACTGTTACTGTATTTTTGATATATAGTACTGTTGTCTTACCCTGAGGAATATTACAGTCTCTGGTCTTGATAATGCCCCTCTTAATTAGGATACCAATGGGGATATTCCATCCAGCGGTTCTCCCCAATCCTGTGTGGCAGGACTTCTTCCCTTTCAGGTCACTAATGGTGAATGCATTGGACAGATTTCGTTTCACTAATGCCACAGCATAGTATGCGTTGCTGTTGTCATcagcttgcagaaaaaaaacaaaagacatttcagCTTCCCGTCAGCATTCCCACTGCTTAATGATCATCTACAGATCCATTACACTTATCTGGTGCCAACTTCAATTGCACCAACAATCGGCTAGTCAGGAAGCATGAATGTACACGTAACTACTATTCACTGCTACTACTTCACAATGTTGCATTCACTTATAGCCTGTATACTGGTACCGCTGTGCACTTCAGCTGAATAATCTAGAGACAAACACGAAAGTGTTCTCGTTAACACCAGCTCTTATAAATACATCCTTCTGAAAAACAACATTTGGGTCATTAGTGATTTAGCAAAACTGctttaagaagttatttttatgtgaaaacCTCAAACCTGTATTAAATTTTCCATGAGTTTTGCAGCATATTGAAATTCTGCCTTAATGACACAGTGGACACAAGCCCTCTTTTCATCAGTGACTCTGAAGCAGCCACATTGACAGGAATAATTTGTTTCTAACTAGAATCTACTgtgtaatttctgtatttttgcttctgttaaaaatattttgattttgtgaatactaattttttccattgtaaataCTTTTTTGCAGAATTGAAAAGACAAATAAAGAGGTACAAGACTCAAGATTGCCGAAGACTCAACCTGGTCCTGCAGCAGGACAGATGAAAGTTGCCACAAACTCAGTGTAGGAACCCATCCCATACTTATTTCCTCCTCTATCCATGATGTGAGGATAATAATTctcatttcctttgaaaacagcTTTCCCAGCAGGGCTAGGGAACAGAGGCTGTGCTTTTAGAGCTGTTTCCAAACAACCTGAAAAAATAAGGTCTCTGTTTATGTTTCCTGACCTTCTTACCAGAGTAACTTTCTCCAGCAGCTGGTACGAGGCCATATGTCTTCCCAGCTGTGTAAATATCAGCTCCACCCAGAACTACAGCatcactttcctttttctgaaaaataagataaaatttAGGATTTCTGTGAAAAAACAGCAGATACCTTCCCTGCTACAATGATGACACCTCTAGCATCACACTTGTTGCATCTCAAAGGGCAAGTCTGACAGCAAAAGAGCAATAcgctgctaaaaaaacccaaaccctaaaccTGCATAAAGCATCATCAGTGAAATGGGGACAGGAGATTTCACACATACAGGCTTGAGCTAGAAGGGCAACAATGCCCTCATCACAACTGAAGATCATCAGGGTTCAGGCCCATCCATACCATGTGAGCTACAGTTCACCTCCTTGAAATCCAGTATTCCTAGTGGTCACCCAAGTGCGTGTACCTCTGATCCCAGCAGAGAGCAGCTTGCGTTCATGTGGTTTATCGCACAAGGGTTGTAGCAGCCTACCTGGATCAGCTCCATGCACTGCTCCTTTGTCTTGGCTGAAATACACTGAATTGCTggtttcaaattctttttcttaaaggcaATGGCCATTTCACCACATTTCCAAATCTCCTCAGTGGATACAACACACCAGTTCAGGCTTTCAGGCAATGCTGCACAAAATTGGAAAGCAAATACTACAGTCCACTTTCTTTGTAATAGACAAGGAGGGATACACACTGCCCACTGCCACATACGTACCATCcatgttattaaaaatgtttacttctgtgtttctctccatctctccagCTCAGACTTACACCTGACTAAGAACCACAGAGCTCTCCAGATTGGTGGTATGTCCACACTGCAAACCTATCCGTAGCAAAGGAACAAGAACTCCTACGACTGCTGACCATTAAGCGCAGCCATAATGTGTTAGTTGAGTGCAACAAAAACCCACCCTGAACACAGGCTTCCTCATACCTGACAGTCACTGAGCAACCCCCAAAAAGAGACAAGTCCGGGAGGTGGGGGGCTTTGCCACAGCACAGAGCACATCTGGGAGGCTCAGTTGCCATGATTATTAAAATTCTTAAGGCAGGGGTTCTTACAACCTGTGTTTCTGACTTTGCCAGAATGCACATCAAGTAATTTCTACATTCTTCCGATAGTCTAAGACTGTAACTCTTCAATAAAGAGCAACTGAGGGTTTCTTCAGCTTCTGGAGGAAATTCTCTGCTAGGAATCCCTTCACCCATTCTTTATAGACTACCTGAGGATTTACACAGCAACACATTACTATTTCCCCTTGTTAGCAGGTAAGAAATGGAGTACCAGGTAGCAGTAGCAGCTTACCAGATTAATGTGTCTCATACACCAGAAAGGGTAGAAAATGCCTGCATCTTAAAACACAAAGTGGGCCAATTTGCACAGAAAGTATTCTGCAATGTGATACTGTTTCTAGGTCAAAAAGTGACCTTTCTCCATGCTCAAAGATTAGACTGGCATCTTGCCATAACCCTCCAAgagtcagaagaaaataaagtagaataaaGACGGTCTTTTATCAGCTATCTTTGTTCTTGGTTATGAATAGGAATCTAAAGACAACTTACTGTTGGGGTCGCAGCTCAGAGCTTGCATGGCATGAAGATACTCATCACCCAGCCATGCCTGGTAATTCTGAGCTGTGACTGCAACGAGCTCTGTGGTGGAGTCTCTGAACAGAAGATTCTGGGCACTGTAGGCTGCGGAGTCAAACATCTGAAACTTGGTGCCTACCCCATTAAATCTTTGCTGCaatgttaaagaaagaaaagacatacCTGTCACACATCCCTCTACCTGGGATGTGTGGCATCCCATACCCCTTCAAACCCCACAGAGCTAAGGGTGCCCAGATATCCTGTCGTCAATTCAGCTAGACGGGTGGGAGAACCCCTCTAAAATGCAACGCACTGATGAAAAAATGGTGTCCTACTTGTCCCTGGTTCAGGAGCTGGAAGACAACTGTCCCATCTGTGTCAGGCCGCACAACCACAGCACGAGCTGGGACTCGGGCCAGGTGGCAGGTTCTCCACTCTGTCACATCAGCTGTGTTGCCGTTGCGGCACAGAAGCTGGAAGTCCTGGGAGCGAAGCCGCTGGGCCCACGAAAAGAGACTTCTTCCTGAAATCAGACGGAACATGCTTATGGAACAGACATCAGGTGGGGCTGATGCTTCTGGCTCCACGTCTGCTCTAAGCATGCACATGTGGAGCAGAACACACATCTCCTGAGCATCTCTGAACTATTCCTGACCGCACAATAGATCCCACGCATCTACGTGTTCCTTTAGTCTTGTATCTCTGGGAAGACAATAAGCAGCTTAACACTTGTGAGACTGCATTGACTGTACTGGGGTCTGCAGCAGTATCAAGAGCATCCCTAAGTCTAGGATCACATGcaacattttttggttttttccctgtaAATGGTGGTCAGACAGGCCCATGACATTAAAGTAATGTTATGCTCAAGGTAGACTTCACAAAGTGCCAGATAGGGCAGACCACATCTTGCTAACTTTCTGCTAGGCTCTGCTGAAATCCCTGAGTAGGCAGGAGCAATGTAACAGCCCAGGTCTGTATAAAACTAAGAGTTTAGTGCTGCTTAAGCTCTCGTTCCAGAAGAAGCTTAAGATTCCACCTCTAACCTTTACTGAAACtatcaagcatttaaaaaaaaaaaaaaaaggatcacatGGACTCCTCTGTCTCCTGGTGCATACATCTGTGGGTACATCTGTTTTCACTATTAGAGCATTTTTTGCTGATTCCTCAATTCAAAGTAAATCAAACATTTGACATTATACTGTCATTACAGGCACCATACTTCAGACCTTGCAGCCACTATTCAACAAGCTTCTGGATTACTCACCATCTGTATTTTCAGGCACTGTGCTGTGCTTCACAAAAGCGACTTCTCCAGCACCTTCAGCCAAACACCTAATAAATACAAATCCAACCACAAAGATGCATCACCAAGCACAGCTCCCACGCACCGGACACTGCCAGCTGACAGCCAGAGGGCTGCAGGCTATGTTCCATCAGCCACAGACACTGACCTATTTCCTTGTGCTGAGAGTTTTGCTCAAGGCAGAGACTAGTGGCTGTTAGAGCATGAAGTAAACTATCACTGTCATTTGGTGAACATGGACAACATGTTCAGTGCTGCCTGGGACAAACACCATGACCTTCTTGGTCCAAGTTCTCTGTCTAAGGCAGTCGCACATTCCTTTGGGGAATATGCAGAGAGGAGCAAGTGTTTCACACGAGCAAATTCTGCCCTTGCTCGGTCAATGCTATTACTCAGGGACTGGGAGCTGCAATACAGCACAcagacaggaagaaggaaaataagggaAAGATTGGTGTGCAAAAATGGAGGGCAGGGCAACTTGATAATTCAGTGCAACGAGGTGGGATGACTGAAATAGCTGAGTAGGGCGGCAGTTCAGCTCTCAGACTCCAAGGGTCATCAGGTTTTACTGGGAAAGATACAGCCTGCTGAAACACACACTCAGACTTGTGTCAACAGCTGCTGGACAAAGCAAACCGCAatgggatgtccctgcccagtATAAGTGCTAAATATCCATTTGGTTTTAATACTCAGGTATTAATACCTGAAATAGTGGGTTTAGAATTACTTTTGTTCAGTCTCTAGGTTTAAAGCACGGTTGTCCTAACACAACAGCAGATTTTCTAACAAGATCAACTGGAAGTTCTCTAGCTTAAATTTCCTGTCAGCGAGGCCTGAACACAATGGCTATGGATAGAGCATAACAATAAGAAAAAGAGCCATGATTTTTACCTGAAAGCCCCACTGTAGTCATAGTATCGCTCTTGGGCATTTCGTTCACATTTGTTCTGCCCAGCTGaattccctttgcagagctgacAGAGGGATTTGGGATAGTTTACGCCATTTGCTCCAGGAACACAGCTTGCATTGAAATAGTCACTTACAGCTAAATGTGAAATTAGAATGAGAAATTTTTAGCAATGAATAAACAAGATCCTACAATCTCATTTTAACACATCTACACAGTACACCTCTAAAAACATTTAGAAGGGATAAGacattttgttcttaaaagatggtttccaagtttaaaaaaaacccctgcagtCTTCATCAGACCTACGTTAGGTCTATTCCATCTTACAAGGAGCATCAAAGCCAAGGAACAAAACAGCAGCTAGAACCACACGTTTCTGTCCACAGACAGGGTCCCAGGACCATACAGAAAGGCATTGCTGAAGAACAGATCTTTGCCCTGTACCTCTTACCTTTTGGAAGGTCACATCCCATTGCTGCCAGGCGCCCGCTGTCAATTAGATAACCCACTGGCACATCCCAGCCTGCAGTTCGGTTGATGCCTGTGTGACATGAACTGACACCCTTCAAGCTGTTGATGGTGATGTTGGAGCTCTTCCTTACCACAGCCACAGCATAATAGGAAGTTCCAATCTCTGCAGCgtagggagagagagaagcaagCAAAGTAGCCTCGCAGCAGCATTACAGAGGTACACTGATTTGTGGCCTCTTGTGGCTCCCCTACCCCCAGGCAAGTCACATTGTTCACATCCTTGGTGAGAACATGCTGACTGTGAGTCAATGTCCTCCATTCTCTTTCCAGTGTGAAATGTCTTAGTTAAAGGCCACAGGCAATCTGCTCTAACTTTGAAGGTCACCCTGCTTTGAAAGGGAGGTGGGATGAAAGAcatccagaggttccttccaagaagaaattttctatgattctaaatatatTTGGATTGAATTGAAACCAATATAattaagagtaaaaaaaattattccccaGTTGTCTACTAATTTGCTCTTAATTTTGACACAGCATAGCAAGTTGATACCACTGGAGCATCACAGCTGATTTCATTCTCTTTGTTTTACAGTTTGATATAACTCAGAGTCAAGAGTTTAGGGTCTGAAGTGACCATAAGGTCATTCAATCTGACTTTATTTAGATCAGAAATCATTAAATTTCATTCACTTTTCTCTGATTTGAGCTCATCAACTGACTAAAGGAGATAGCCAGCCTCTGGATCATGAGGCCCATGTGGTTTTGAGAAACTGAAGTACAGCTCCCTCACCAGGGTCATGATGTGGTTAAcagtgggggggcggggggctgctgcAGGTGATCCAAGTCCCTGTGGACCAAGCCCAACAGGCACTTCTGAGGATGCCTTGGCCAGATCACACCAAGACCCAGCTGCAAACCAAATCCAGCTCCATCTCACAATACAGTGGTGGGACACCACTACCTGCAGACTGCTTCCAGAGCTGTTCCTTCCCCTGGGTCTCTGAAAGTTATGGGGGACATCTTCCAGCTCTGAACTACACAAACATGTTGATGCTGAGCCCTCAGTCAGGATGACAAATCACCACTGGATTACTGTCTCTGTCCTGAAAGAAACTCAAAGCTTAAGGACACCCAGAGAAGGAGCAGAATCTATCACTTCCTTTCTTCCAGCAGGTGATCATatacactattaaaaataaaatcaaattattctAATTTATGGGATTGAGAGATAAACCTAATAGCAGTTTATGCTTTGCAATTCATTAACTTATCTGCAAAGTACGGAACAGAGAAGACAGTAAACAGTGAgacagtaaaaaaaccaaaaaacaaagaacaccaccaaaccaaaacaaaacaccaaaacaaaaaccaacccaacaaaccTATTACATGAACAGCTATTTTGACCTAACTGCTTCAGGACAGACTCTGCCACAGCCCTGCATCTCCTGTTTCCCTCACACATTCTGTTACGGGCAGGAACATCCAAGAGGGAACCTGACCATTACCTACTGTCCAGAGTCTTCAAGAGGAGGACcccaaaataaaatggaaacagtaaAAATGCGTAAGAAAAAGCTCGTATTAAGTAATCTAGAAGTTATTTAGTCAGAATATACCTTGATCATATACTTCCCCAGCCACAGGTTTCAGACCATGCTCCTTTCCAGCCTGGTAAATCAAACGGCCATCCAGTGTCACTGCATCTGCCAAATCATCCTGTGCAGACACAAGGGCAGAATACATGTTGAAGCTTAATTATCAGTATTTCTCAAAAGCCAGAGGCAGAGTACCCATGAATTTAAGAGAAGAGACCCCTTAATCTGCATTTGTgagttttcttttctctaaaaagTTCTTTTACAGGCACtcaaatttctgaaaaacaaCTACCAAGAGGGATTTGAGAACTTCAGAACCGCCTTCCttcagaaataatgcagaaaCCAGCCCTGGACCGTGATGGCCTCGCTAGTCTTCATAGTCCAAAGGAATCTTAGAAACGGATCCTGCAGCTCTGTGATGAATCTTAAGGCCCACCAATTTGGAGTTTCATTCATGTCTATAGCTAGTGCCCCAAAGCTTGAAgatttaaataaagtaaatatatTGTTGAGGTCATACACAGATAGTTTGAAGTAATGCCTTCTGGGGGTGCAAAATCTGAATGCCAAAGTGTACTCAAAAGCAACCTTAGCTTGTACCTCAGCCACACATTTTGGGAGAGGGGGAGCAGATGGCAGTGCATTTCAGAGAAGGTGGAAAGCATCTAAAAAGCCTGTCCCAAGTGGGAGAATACAAATGCGGGGCATCCACTGCTGGGAAGGTATCCAACTATACCGTATCTTTTCAGCTGACCATAACACCATGCTGTCTGGAATCCTGCTACAGATGCAGGATTGCTCTGGATAGCATGGAATAGGATTTCCCACAGCAGCAAGGACTGGAGAACTGCTATACACACCTCTGATCAGCTGAACCTGGCTCTCACTGTGTACTGAACCTAGCGGAAGCCAGGAGAGGGCATCTTGCAGAGAGACAAGATACTGCTGAGAAAATAATCAGCAGCttgacattttgcatttctaagcTGATTCCAAGTTTCTTACCAGTTTGCTTAACCTCTG
It contains:
- the MELTF gene encoding melanotransferrin isoform X1, which codes for MKNSRNVFYILFFRAALSLERIRWCTISEQELSKCNNMSKAFGGAGILPPLDCTEGGSAANCTQMIKDDLADAVTLDGRLIYQAGKEHGLKPVAGEVYDQEIGTSYYAVAVVRKSSNITINSLKGVSSCHTGINRTAGWDVPVGYLIDSGRLAAMGCDLPKAVSDYFNASCVPGANGVNYPKSLCQLCKGNSAGQNKCERNAQERYYDYSGAFRCLAEGAGEVAFVKHSTVPENTDGRSLFSWAQRLRSQDFQLLCRNGNTADVTEWRTCHLARVPARAVVVRPDTDGTVVFQLLNQGQQRFNGVGTKFQMFDSAAYSAQNLLFRDSTTELVAVTAQNYQAWLGDEYLHAMQALSCDPNTLPESLNWCVVSTEEIWKCGEMAIAFKKKNLKPAIQCISAKTKEQCMELIQKKESDAVVLGGADIYTAGKTYGLVPAAGESYSADDNSNAYYAVALVKRNLSNAFTISDLKGKKSCHTGLGRTAGWNIPIGILIKRGIIKTRDCNIPQAVSEFFSASCVPSAKQDNYPSKLCQLCIGDDSGNNKCSASSQERYYSYSGAFRCLAQDSGDVAFVKHSTVFENTDGKNTDSWAQNLKSSDFQLLCPNGARAEVTQFAECHLARVPAQAIMVHPDTSSFALYGLLDKAQVYFGNSSNGNGFKMFDSSTFQGKNLIFKDSAVEIVPVKERRTYAEWLGSEYIEALEGMQTPQCSGAGNKIRQYLLMTTVVPLLILCQIQGLD
- the MELTF gene encoding melanotransferrin isoform X2, producing MKNSRNVFYILFFRAALSLERIRWCTISEQELSKCNNMSKAFGGAGILPPLDCTEGGSAANCTQMIKDDLADAVTLDGRLIYQAGKEHGLKPVAGEVYDQEIGTSYYAVAVVRKSSNITINSLKGVSSCHTGINRTAGWDVPVGYLIDSGRLAAMGCDLPKAVSDYFNASCVPGANGVNYPKSLCQLCKGNSAGQNKCERNAQERYYDYSGAFRCLAEGAGEVAFVKHSTVPENTDGRSLFSWAQRLRSQDFQLLCRNGNTADVTEWRTCHLARVPARAVVVRPDTDGTVVFQLLNQGQQRFNGVGTKFQMFDSAAYSAQNLLFRDSTTELVAVTAQNYQAWLGDEYLHAMQALSCDPNTLPESLNWCVVSTEEIWKCGEMAIAFKKKNLKPAIQCISAKTKEQCMELIQKKESDAVVLGGADIYTAGKTYGLVPAAGESYSADDNSNAYYAVALVKRNLSNAFTISDLKGKKSCHTGLGRTAGWNIPIGILIKRGIIKTRDCNIPQAVSEFFSASCVPSAKQDNYPSKLCQLCIGDDSGNNKCSASSQERYYSYSGAFRCLAQDSGDVAFVKHSTVFENTDGKNTDSWAQNLKSSDFQLLCPNGARAEVTQFAECHLARVPAQAIMVHPDTSSFALYGLLDKAQVYFGNSSNGNGFKMFDSSTFQGKNLIFKDSAVEIVPVKERRTYAEWLGSEYIEALEGMQTPQCSGAAAITTNVAVLLAGSVLLTTPTTS